Sequence from the Maribellus comscasis genome:
AAATTCCGGGCTTTTTTTTAATTAAATATTTTTATTCCTATAAAAAAGTTTCCGGGTTTTGCAGGGCCATATATGTAACCACTGTCACGGTTTTTACCCGAATCAAAATCATCCTGGTACTGGTCAAATAAATTTCCGGCACCGGCAAACAGCTCAATAGAAGAATCAAGCCGAATACTGCTGAATGTATAAGATATTTTCAGGTTGTTTTCAAGAAAAGACGGCGATTTAAATAGTTCATCCTGCTCCGGTGTCCCGGCGTCGCCAGCCAAACCGTAATGTGGAACAAGCATGCTTCCGGTATAAATTCCGGCCAAAGAAGCCTTGAATTTAGCACCTGGAGTCCAGGTCAGCGTGTAATAACCATAGGTTTCGGGAGTTCTTAAATAGTCTTTTGTTCCCGGCAATTCTTCCGACCAGGCCACAACATCTTCGTACTGGCTTTTCTGCAAGGTTAAACCTCCTTCCAGCTGGATTTTACGGTTATAATTGGCACGTAACTCAAGCGTGATACCGCGTACGTTGCTTTGACCTCCGTTTTGTTTTTCCATAATTGAATTTCCTTCTTCTGTAGTTCTAATTTCTTCCAGGATAAAAGCATCATTTAAGCGGGTATAAAAACTTTCTATAGTAAAGCCAAAAATATGTTTCTCCGTTGGCTTGTCCCAGTTTAACGAAGCGCTCCAGCTCTGTGATTTTTCTTCTTTTAAATCATCGGAAAGTTGAATGGTCTGGATTCCACCTCCCGCAAAAGCAATATGCATATCTGCATCAAATGCTTGCGGTGCGCGAAAGCCGGTCGACCAGGATAGCCTCAATTGTGCATTTGTATTTGGTTTATACAAAAATGAAATACGGGGATTCAGAATTAAATTTTCAACAAAATTATGTTTATCGGCACGAACACCGGTTAACAATGTTGTTTTGGCGGTGAGCGACCAGTCACTTTGTAAAAAGGTTCCAAAGTTTCGGGCATTTTGATCAATAAGATAATTGTACGCCTCTATTTCATCCCAAACATCATCTACCTTGTATTCTGCTCCCAAAGTAATGTTGTTTGATCCTTTTATAAAGTTATGTATCAAATGATTGACCTGTCCGCCAAACTGTACGGTATAATTTGTTGAACTTCCGTAAGGAGGATTAAAATTATATTCTGTCAGTTCCTCACCGCCATCTGGCGCTATTCCTGTAAAATGTTTACGGCCCGTATATTGCCCGGCAGAATAAAGTGAAAAACTGGTTTGGTTATTATCGCTGACATAATCGTAGTTTATTCCGCCCATCAGTACATTATGTGTTCTTTCTTCAGATTGTGTTGCCAGGTAAGCGGGTTTATCTACCGTTTCACCTCCGTATCGGTATTCATACATACTTGAAAAACTGGCCTCCAGCTTTTGATTTTCGTCCAAATTAAAAAAGGAGTTTAAGCCAAAAGAATTATTCTCCAGCTCAGGCATTTCAGAGAAATTATCACCGTTGTGATCATACATGTCTCTTTTGCGGTAAGATGTATAAAGAGCAACACCGGCATTTCTTTTCTGCGACAATGCAGTTAGTGTTCCATGAACCGACAGATCAGCCGCATCTTCTCCCACAACAGAAGCATTGGTGGTTATTTCATACGAATTTCGCTGCGGCATGCGCGTAATAATATTTACGGTTCCACCAATGGCGCTGGAACCATACAAAGCTGAGCCGCCACCGCGTACGACTTCTATTCGTTCCACCATTTCTGATGGCATTTGTTCCAATCCGTACAAACCGGTTAAGGGACTGAAAACGGCACGGCTGTTGACCAGAATCTGGCTGTAAGCACCACCCAATCCATTCATTCTGAGTTGTGAATAGTTACAGGTTTGACAATCAGTTTCCATACGCAGTCCCGGCTGGAAATTTAATGACTCAGAAACTGTTTGTGCCGCAATGTTTTCGATAGATTTTGCATCCAATACATTAACAATTACGGCATTGTCGGTTTGTCTTTTAAATGTTTTGGTTCCGGTGATTACAACTTCATCCACACGAATAAATTCCTCTTCCAGATCGAATTTTATTTCAAGCGTTTCATCGGCTTTTAACTCAATTTCTTTTTGAGCAGTTTTATAACCAACCATTTTGGCTACCAATGTATATTCTCCAACCGGAAGGTCTACCATCATGTAATGACCTGTAACATCGGTAGTTGTGCCGTAGTTTGTGCCGTCAAGATAAATATTTACAAAAGGAAGATGTTCTCCCTCTGATACTACGTGGCCGGTAATTACCGCATCGCTACTTACTTGCGCTTTAACTGTGCTGCTGATATGTAAGGTAATCAGGATTATATAGATTATATTCTTTTTCATTTTGATTTATTTAATGTAAAAATTGTAAAGATGCATGTTATTTAGAATCATTCTTAATAATTTATATATAACTTTGCAGACGAGAAATGGTTCATTAAAAATGTAAAAAGGGAATCCGGTGGAAAACCGGAGCTGTGCCCGCAGCTGTAAGCTCAAAATTTTTCGGCATTATCCACTGTTCAACTCAAACGAACGGGAAGGAGCAGAAAAAAGAGTAAGCCAGAAGACCTGCCATTTTCAAAAAAATGCTTTCGGGAATAAAAGCGACGGTTCAATACCTGAAGTTTTATTTCCCCATGGTTTTAAAAACAAAGGGGAATGAAAAAGTTAAAATTACTGTTTGCAATTCTGGGGATACCCTGTTTTGCTATTTCACAAAATGTAGCCAATCGGGTGCTGGAATATAAACCAGCGCCGGGACAACACATTAATGTTGAGTCTATCGGGACACCACAGGCAGCTGAAGATATGCCTGCAGAAGTAACCAACATGGTTTCGCTGGGTAGCTTTGGCGGAACTATTTTGGTAGGGTTTAAAGAA
This genomic interval carries:
- a CDS encoding TonB-dependent receptor, whose protein sequence is MKKNIIYIILITLHISSTVKAQVSSDAVITGHVVSEGEHLPFVNIYLDGTNYGTTTDVTGHYMMVDLPVGEYTLVAKMVGYKTAQKEIELKADETLEIKFDLEEEFIRVDEVVITGTKTFKRQTDNAVIVNVLDAKSIENIAAQTVSESLNFQPGLRMETDCQTCNYSQLRMNGLGGAYSQILVNSRAVFSPLTGLYGLEQMPSEMVERIEVVRGGGSALYGSSAIGGTVNIITRMPQRNSYEITTNASVVGEDAADLSVHGTLTALSQKRNAGVALYTSYRKRDMYDHNGDNFSEMPELENNSFGLNSFFNLDENQKLEASFSSMYEYRYGGETVDKPAYLATQSEERTHNVLMGGINYDYVSDNNQTSFSLYSAGQYTGRKHFTGIAPDGGEELTEYNFNPPYGSSTNYTVQFGGQVNHLIHNFIKGSNNITLGAEYKVDDVWDEIEAYNYLIDQNARNFGTFLQSDWSLTAKTTLLTGVRADKHNFVENLILNPRISFLYKPNTNAQLRLSWSTGFRAPQAFDADMHIAFAGGGIQTIQLSDDLKEEKSQSWSASLNWDKPTEKHIFGFTIESFYTRLNDAFILEEIRTTEEGNSIMEKQNGGQSNVRGITLELRANYNRKIQLEGGLTLQKSQYEDVVAWSEELPGTKDYLRTPETYGYYTLTWTPGAKFKASLAGIYTGSMLVPHYGLAGDAGTPEQDELFKSPSFLENNLKISYTFSSIRLDSSIELFAGAGNLFDQYQDDFDSGKNRDSGYIYGPAKPGNFFIGIKIFN